The Podospora bellae-mahoneyi strain CBS 112042 chromosome 7, whole genome shotgun sequence genomic sequence AGGGATGCTCACAGTCGATGGCAGATTGTACGGCATGACCGTACACCATATGTTGGACGAACCGGGTCCCGATTCGGAAGGGAAGTCAGGTGCTCCAAGAAGCATGGCAGGGCCTCCCGGAATGACAGATCTCCATGCTTGGTACGCACAGCAGTACACGAATCCCAGCGATTCGGACCAAGataccagcagcagttcCGAGTATGATGCATACGACCTCTCTGATGCAGATTCTGATGCTTTTTCAGAGTCGGCCATTACTAGCGACTATtcggaggaagatgacgacgacggcgagtATCAGGAGAGTGAGCCGGGAGATATACCCGGCATTGAACCCGGTTGTGGGGACGGGTACATCGTCACACAACCTGCCCTGGATGATGTGGATGCTGGTTTCTATCCTTGCCTGGAAACTCAGGATGAAGACCACCTCGACACGTACAGAGTTGGGGAGATGTATGCATCAAGTGGTATCCGACGTCgtagggaggggggactGAACCACGAGATCGATTGGGCCCTTTTTGAATTCTTCGACGAGCGACTGCCCTCTGGGAATTTGATTCCCACCCTCGACCCGCCACCGACAAAAGCACAATCACAAACCACTTCGTCCAACATTTGTCCTACAACTGTTGCACCTATGTCAAGCTTGCCGGGCCTAGGGGTTCAATGCATGGCACGCACTTCAGGCCTACAGACTGGTGTTATCCTCCCAGTTATGGTTTCCGTCAAGATTTATGGCCGGGTTTCGCCAAGCGAGACATATCAAGTGTCGGGAACCAGACCGTCTCCAGACCAGCCTCGTCACCCAAAACAGTCGTCGCTTCCGATGGGCATGCCGGGAGACTCGGGAGCATGGGTAGTTGATGGTGCGAATGGTCGAGTATGCGGGCATATTCTTGCCTGGAGTGAGCGCAAGAAGGTTGCTTACATCTGTCCAATGGATGTGCTGATTCTTGATATTGCCGAGACGTTGGAAGCCAATGAGATTCGTCTTCCGGGAGGTGAAGTTGTGTACTCGCGGGAGCCGCTGAGTACTCAATATCCCATGAGGTCTTTGACGCAAAGGAGTGCAAGAAGTGACATGTCGGGCTGGCAACGTTCTGAGGGCGATGTtggcgacgacgagggcGAAGAGCCATCTACCCCAATGGCTAGATTTGCCGCCAGGAGACACAGCAGCCGACGGTCTCAGAGGAGCGTGGTGGCCGGTAAGAGGGCATCTTACCTCTCGGCCAAAAGACAGAGCCAACAAGCAATGATAGAAAGCActgttggggaagaggaactGGAGCACGATGAGGGGGTCGAGGTGGATATCAGTGTTGGGTTAGCTAATCAGCTCAAAGCAATGAACCTGCCTCTGGGAGACTCAAGCCTATCTTCAGcagagatgatgaggaaatGGGGATATGCCTGACTCAAGGCGAGCTCGGTTTATATACATCCGTATTGCGATGGGACAGTCAGGGCTGACTGAAACAAGAATATGATGGGTATGAATGGGGGGAAGTATAAGGTCATGATGACCCGATACCAATCTGCATCATGATATCCCCTGTTTTTGGCTAGTGAAATTTACTACTTTCAGTGCTTCTCGCACAAAAATAATGCTGAATAATTGCTTGAATGTTGTCTGTTGACGCTGTCGAAATCAGCTTTTCTTTATGCACGGTAATTATGATGTATGAGATCCCATTGGTGCTGAGAAAGATTCTTGAGTGAATGAGGGGGTTGGCCATGAGCGACAAGATGCGTGAATTTATGCAGCCCAATTTCTGCAGTATTCATAACTGACTCCCTACTTAGGACTATACGCAAAGTTGAAACAGACACGCTGACCTGGACTCATCCGTTTGTCTTATCTAGGGAGTTGCCCATCCTGCCTCCGCCAGGCGCATTTTGCAGAGCTGTTGAGCATTCATTTGCTAGTAGTGGTAAACGTCTGAGAACGAGGATCtcaagggggtggggaaggcAAAGGCAGTATCATACAATCTCCACGGTGCCATGAACCAGGTATCTCGTGACTAGGACAGTCTTCTTCTGACCACGGCGGGCAACACGACCGAGGGCTTGACTCTCGACGCTTGGGTTCCACTGGGGCTCGAGAATGTAGACGTGGTTAGCAGCTGTGAGGTTGAGCCTGGAAACACGGAAAGTCGGGTGGTTAGCAAGGTTGGGATACCTAGGGGTTGGCGGATATGGCACGTACCCGAATGCACCGACACCAGTAGTCATGAGCAGAACTGGAACGGTGATGCCCTCGTCAGACACAAAACGGCTCATGTTGTGCTGTCTTTCTGAAAGAGTTCGCTAGTGATGGGTGCGCTCCAAACGAGCTACTGTTATGAATCATTTCCCACTGGGAAACCGCCGAGGTGCTTGGAGTTATGAGGCTGCACAGGTCAAAATGTCAGCAATTTTCCCTGTCGAGTAACAGGCAGTATGGCGGATCTCTTTATATTTCATGAGGACCGATTCGGTAGGTCGCTTCATGGTCTTCCTCCATGTTGGAAAGGGTGTTGAAGGGAGTATAGTTTTCGAGGCCTGGTTGCTTAGCAAAGAATTGCGAGAAATTGCGAGAGGTAGGTAGCTGGACTGGGACTGGGGATCTTGTATAACAATTCAATCACTTGCTGAGACACAGGCGGGAAGGCACGAGGGTGCACTGCCCGGAGCGGACCACAGGGCGAACCACCGAGCCATCTCACAAACTGCAAGCCAAGAAAAGGTCGCCTTGATCTTTGCATTTGTATTTTACATTAAAAAGTTGAACCAGTCCCGCGTGTCGTTTTGATAAGCAGGCATTTGACCTGTGCATGCACCGCAGTGAGCTTGCATTGTCCGCCCCACGTTTCCAACATTCAACATGGCCTCGCAACCGACTCAAATACAGCCTGGAAATGCCTTTGAAACCGCGCTCAAGAAGTTTCGGATGAGACTGAAAAGCAATTCCAGATCACTAGCCTCGGAGAACTGAAAAGCGAGATTTTGTCCATCCAAGCCGAGCAGCGCGACGGGGAAAAGCGGATACAGGTGGGCAGAATTCAAGGGTTCATTGAAGCCATGGAGCAGTTTGGCAAGGTTATCGAGGTCTttgtcaacagcaacggcaTCCTCGCATTTGTCTGGGGTCCTCTCAAGCTTTCACTTTTGGTAAATCTCAGCTGTACCACACTGATAACCGATTTCCACTCACTGACCCCTTGACCAACAGACTGCCAAAGGTGGCGCCGACCCATTCGATTGCCTGCTTGATGCTTACAGCACAATCGAGAAAATTTTACCCATTTTTAAGAATTACCAGCATATCTTCGGTCAGATACTACAGTTCAATCGGTGCTGTCCTCGATATGGGAACCAATTCTTGATTTGCACAGAAGAGCTCTACGCATATTTGCAAAGTCGGGTAAGTAGGATACTCATAGGATCTCCATGGTAGCGAGTAACCCACCGGGTCAGGTCATGTAATTAATTCGCGGATCTAGCGGTGAAGTTGATGTTTCGGCCGCTGTGGAATGACTTTAAGAGCAGGTTCGGGGCACTCCTCGGTGACCTAGAACAGCAACGGTCGTTGCTTGAAAGCCATGTCAACCAGATTCATATCGAACACTCGGAGTATGACAGAATCAAATTCCTGGACGAGATTGATGAGCAGCGGAGAATGCGTGCTTCTGAGAAGCTATTAGCCGTGCATCAATGGCTCCAAGCTCCAAGCTGCATTCGAGATCACGAGGAGCACCAAGACGTGCGAGATGCACACAGTAACGGCACAAAGTACCAACCTGGACTCTAGCTACTAGACAACTATTACGTCAAGACTTGGATATCCAATCCTTATCCTAGAACACCGTTTCTTTGGATATACGCAAAGCCCGGGGCTGGTAGGTCCTGCCATGCTTACCCTCACCATTCAAGATATTTGTACATGGCTGATACTTCCTACGCCTAGGTAAGAGTGTCCTTTAAtcagccatcatcgaccagattcaggagaagaagaatggtCTTGTGGCGTTCTTCTACTGTAAAGATCAAGACCCGGAGAGAAGAACATTTCGATCCATTGTCAGAGCTGCCTACTTCAACTCATTGACCAACAGCGCGACGTTGTCCCCTACTACTATGGCGCTAGGGATTAAACGGGCGAATTACACCTGCAATCAGAGAAGCTCACCAAACAGTTGTTTCAGGAGCTCCTACAAACCAGCTCCACAACCTTTGTGGTGATCGACGGCCTTGGACGAGTGTCCCGACAAGGAGAGAGGGAAGCTTATGGACCTTTTGATCGAAGAGATCATCTTGTGTGAAAATAAGAATCCTGCTAAAATCCGGTTACTTCTTGTAACCAGGCTTGAGCCAGATATCAAGAAGCGGATGTCTTTAGTGTTGGTTGAAGACATGGAGCTAAATTATGATGACCTAAAGATGGATAGAACAGACGGCAAGTACTCCCCTATCAGATGCTCAGCAGAACGATTTGAAGGTGTCTACTGACTAACAGCCAAACTTTGGGAATGTTTCTATTTACCAAGCTTGTAATGGAGAACTTGCAAGGCCAGCCATCGTTAGAGAGACTCCACGAGGAATTTACATCCGCGTTGCTTCCCCGACAAACTGGAACAGGCGTAAGCCATCATAACTCCCTTGTCACGCTGTGGATGTGCGATACCGATAGTTTACCTGCAGGTATGGTTGGTCGCACTCTAGAGCGCATCAGACGTAACCCAACAAGCATGAAGCGGAGCAGGCTCATAGTATCTTGTCCCTCATAGTTtgttccatccatcccctaCGATGGCGAGAAGTGCAAGCGGCCATTGCTATCCACCTAGAGGAGCAGACTGTCCCATATTCAAGATGTCCAGTCGTACACATCAAAGAGATTTGTGGCCCACTCATTATAATTCTCAAAGAAGAACAGAATTGAGTTGGTTCATGCTACGGTGGTACAGTACGCGTGCTCCGTATCAGGTTGGCCGAAGTTGAGACACAGCTGACACCTGAATTGGTAGTTACATCGCTAATCAAGGCAACTACATCGAACTGTTTTCCGCAGAGCGTGCCATGACCATGTTGTGTCTACAGTGCCTCGTATTTGAGTGCTTTACACCCGAATGGGGGGAAATCAGAAAGGGCGAATTCGCATCGGATGGGTACTATGACTTCCAGGACTATGCTGTGGCACATTGGGCAGACCGAGTTCTATATTTCTTAGGGTTCACTGCCCCTACCTCCAACAGCACAGAAGAGCAGCTCACACCAGATCAGGAGTCAGATATCCTTGACATCGACGATGACCTGCTCTGGTTTGTGGGAAGATTCGATCAGGATGGGAAACTTCTgcaggccttgaaagatgaCCCAGTGCAACTAAAATCAGCAGCACATCCTCCCGGACTTGGGAGGCTCAAGTCTGACCCGTACTTTCTCAGCATGTACAGCATCTGGTACCATGCCAAGTGTGTCCGAGCGTTCACCGGCGACAAGCAAGATCAAGTGCACCCTCAACGGCTTCGAACAATCCCCAAAGCAGCTGTCAAACACTCGAACAAATGTGGACAACTACACCAGCGCCTTCAGCCAAGGTGCGCGATGTGTACGGCCCACACTGGTTCCAGTGTTCCCGGACTACGTGTTACTATTTCCACGAGGGATTCAACTCGGACCCATCGAGAAAACAGCACTATGACCGGAATGAACTCCCATTTCGATGTGACGACCAAAACGGCTGCGCGGGTGCCATCACTGGCTTTGCCTCTAGAAAGGAGCTGGacaagcacaacaagatCTCACATCCCGATTTCGACAGGCTTTCCACAACATTTACCAgactgaagaagaaggccaaaaCAGTAAAGGAGGAGACGCACAAGTTCCCGTGCCAGAATTGTTCCTTGAAGTTTGGCCTGAAAACAGAACTTCGGGAACACATGAGCGTACACATTCACTCGTTGCCACAACTCGAGACCAGAGAGGTGGATGCAGTACAGGCTGCAGTCAACGGCCCAGGTGTGAGGGGTTTATTCCAGCTGTCTATCAAATCATGAGGACCGACCGTAGAAGTTGGCTGTGTCTTTTGCCTGTGGACTTTGCAACAAGACGATACACGGCAAGTGGGTCAATGTTGGAAGATCATGTTTCTTTCAATTATACAGTGGTATTACACCTTGTTATCTACCTGGAACTAGAGTAAACTTGGCAGTTTACCACCACTTGCCAGgcttgcccttcttggtGCCGTTCTTGAGAGCCTCCTGCACGCCGTAGTAGGCGGGGTGCTTGCTCCAGTCCTCAAACCAGAGGAGGGGAGCACCCTCGCCGGGGAAAACATAGGGCACCCAGCTGAAGGGGTCATAGAAATCCCAGATGGTGACACCGATGCAGCCCTTGACCTGGACGCAAGCGCCAACAGCCTATTGACATGTATAAGTATGAATGACGCCGGGAAGGGAAGATCAGGGGTTTGACATACGTTCTTGTAAGCCTCCTTCTGCTGAGCAAGGTTGGTGGCGTTGGCGGGCACCTGCAGGCGAATGTCCAACTCGGTAAGGGCAACCTCAACGCCGAGCTTGGTGAAGCCCTTGATGGCGTCAATGTGCTGGTCAAGAGTAGGGGCCTGCTCGGCAATCAAGTGAGCCTGGAGGCCAACACCGTCGATTCTGATCTTGGCCTTCTGGAGCATCTTGACAATGCGCTGGGTGCCCTCAGTCTTGGCATGGGGCCACTCCCTGTGGGTGTATTAGCGTCAGGCATCAAGCTGGTCGTGAGAAATCAATCTTACAAGTTGTAATCGTTGTAGTACAGCTTGGCCTTGGGGTCGACCTTGGCAGCGGTCGCGAAAGCGAGCTTGATGTACTCCTCGCCCAGGACGTTGTAGAAGACGGACTTGCGGTagctcccatcctcctcgagcgcCTCGTTCACAACATCCCAAGCGTAGCACTGACCCTTCCAGGCCTTCGCAACGCGCGTGACGTGGTTGACGATAACAGCGCGGAGCTCGTCCTTGGTCCAGTCGGTCTTGGCCTCAACCCAGGGGGCGAGCTGAGAGTGCCAGACGAGGGCGTGGCAGCGGAGATATTTGCCGTGCTTCTTCGCGAGGGAGGTAACAATGTTGCCCTCGGTATAGTTGAAGACGCCCTGCTGTGGTTCAGTGAAGAGCCACTGTTGGTTGAGAGTATGTTAGCTACCACTCATGTTGCATGGCGACTCGCATAACGGATGCAAGACTGTACCTTTTGTCCGTTGGTAGGCGTGGTCTGGCCGAACTCGTCCGACTTCCACATGATCTGGTCATACTTGGGATACTGAGCCTCATAGCCAGCCCGCTCACGGAAACCGGGCGAGTCGGTGGCAGCACCAAAGTACTTCAGACCGGCCTCTTTGGCGTAGGTGTTGAGACCCTTCTCCTTGTGGCCGTGGCCGGGAGTGGGGGTGGCAACTGCGAGAGGCAGTGCTGAGAGGAGGAGCGAGGCAGCTGTCGGGAGATGCATCTTGTCTGGGGTGGCGGTCCTTGGGGAGAGAaaggatggaggagaagaaagacAGTCGAGATGGCCTGGGTCACGATGCCTTTTTATGCACGGATGTCAAGTCGTCATGCCATGGTGATGGGCCGTGATGGTGGTCCACCATGCTGCCCTCCACCAGACCATCAATGGAACTCTGGACATCGATCCGAGTGCTATGGTCCCTGGCGGGTTCGACCGATacaacctcgcctcccctCTACCGGGAACGCGTTCCACAGAGCATGAGGGAAGCATCAAGATGTTACCTAACGCAGCCCATACGGCACTTCGGGGCTGCCCTCCGAACCGGGCTCCTGGGGTCTGGGCTCCGGGGATCAAGTCATTTCGGGCTCGTGTTCATCATTCAGCCGGCCGAGACTGGTGAAGGCACAGTTCACCACGGTCATGATTTCCATGAGAAGCGAACGGGTATGGTCGGATTGTCACTGGCTTCCGATGCTAGCGCCCCAATGACCACGGTTGAGCGGCCGGATAAATGCGAGGTGCAGCGGTTCGTGAATTTTGCCGTTGAAACGGCAGCCCTTGGCAGACCGGTGGATGGCGCCGGGGCGACGGGAAACATGTTTATTTCCACGTTGGCGGTGCGATGGGTTGCGATGAACACTCTATCGTGCTCTTGGCCTGCTCGGATGGATAATTAAAACTGCAGGAACATGTGCTAAGAATACCACTCACACCAGAGGAGAGCCTCGTTCAGTCGTTCATGCCTTGAAGATTGGCGAGATGGGaaaccagcaccaccatgGTATTCGTAAACTTTTGTTGTTCAGGGCCGGGGGTCAGCTCACGATCCCCTCATTGCAACCTTGGCTTTCTGGGCAAAAGGCGGAGACCCCGGAGCCCCCCAGCCGGGGAAGCTGCGCTAaaagttggagaaggtggcaTTCCCCAACATCCACCCGGCGATGTGGGGATTCACGAAAACGGGAGTCTCGGTGAGAGGTTCGGTGTGTGAAGCCGGAATTCATGCACAACGTGAGGTTATCGTTATCTTATCGATCTTATCGATAATTCGAAGCCAAGTCCAgagaccctaaccctgggCCATCTTCAGCCAGCGCAATGACAtcatgggggtggtgatgtcatGGCTCCAATTGAGACCAAGGAGTTTGCCAGCCAATCAGGGCAGGCAATGCCTCCGCGTCGACGCCTTTCCACTGAGAACGTCATGATCTGAGTTCGCGCCGGTTGCAGGCGGTACAGAATCAGGTGTCTGCCGGCTCTGTTTCCCCTTTTAAAAAGTTTCCTTGTGCTTTCTCTGGACTCTCAACCGTACCAAAGCAACATCGACTCTCACCAAaatatcaacaccacaactTTCCATCCGTCACCGACAGTAAAGCAATTTGGCTCCTGTCATCCATCCCTATACTACCAGTACACCACACATCCCCTGAAGCCGCAAACGAGCAAAAAACACCGCCATGTCGTCCAGACTTCCTGCCCGCATCGTACCCCGCGCGACTCGCGTGGCTCGCACCACCAAATCCACCCCTCGTCGTTTCCAGTCCACAGCTTCTTCCACCACACAAGCCGCAGCCAATGCCGCCCCCAGCGGGACAGGTCACTTCGCTTCCGGCGTTGCTGGCGGTATCGCCGGCGCTGCCCTCCTCTATGGAATTTACACCATGACCCCATCGggcaagatgatgaagacgatgaaCGCAACCGTCAAGGAGACCAACAAGAAGTATGAACAGctcgccgccaccctcaAGAACAAGACTCCCTCCACCGATGAGGCTCtcggcaaggtcaaggaggtcTGCTACTCGTATGCTGGCTGGGTACCAGGAGGCCGCCAGTATGTCGATGTTGCCTTCAAGGATATTGAAGACATTCGGGACGCGAAcaaggaagaggttgacaAGCTCGTCGCCGAGACATACAGGGAGTTTCAGAGCATCACGGCTGCCGGCCTGACTCTCGAGGCCGCTTCCCGCAGCTGGGAGGCCCTGCAAAAGCTGAGCCAGAGAATTGCCAACCTCAGCGCGAATGCTTCGGAGCAACTGCTCGATAACCACCCtcagctcaaggagaagttTGGCGGCTCCTTCGACACCCTGAAGCAGATGGGCTCTCAGTATGGACCagaggccaagaaggtcgTGGACGACACATGGAAGCAAGTgaacgacatcatcaagggTGGCTTCACCGCCGAGAATGCCGACAAGGTGCGGAAGTTGGTCGAGGAGAAGACACAGCAGGTGCGCAAGATGGGTGACCAGGTCTGGGACAAGGGCTTGGAAACCGCCAAGCCTTATCTTGACAAGAGCCCTGCGGTCAAAGACCTGATCAACAATAACAAGGACATCCTCAAGCAAGGAAATGCCTCGGAGCTCTTTTCCAAAATCAAGAGCATGTCCGAGAGCGGTGACTCGAGCAAGCTGGAAGACTATGTGAAGCAGGCcgtcaagaaggccaaggagtcTGGGGACACGGGCAAGAGCTGGACCAGTTCTATTGTGGGAGGAAGCACTGGTTTCGGTGTGCTGAGCCAGTTCCTTGGTTTGTCATCCGAGGGCGTAACACagaaggtcaaggacaaCATTGGTGTCTTGTCCGAGGTGTATAAGAAGCATTCGGACGAGGGTCAAAAGCTGTTGGAGGAGACACAGGAGGACTTGCGTAagctgttggaggagaaggcgaagaaggcccAAAAGATTgccgatgctgctgccaaggggCAATGAGCTGGTCTCAGCTTCTCAGTTAGCATGGATATCGGAGAGGACTTGAGTTGTATGATAGCATGAACTTGCATTGCGTTGGTACCATCACAGCCCGTAATAGTATTACCATTATAAGCTGAACATGTTGTCTTGAGGGGAAGTGATAGTCCTGGTGGCATCTGTAGGTACCTAGGGGCACATCCAGGTGTGAAGAAAACGGGGAAACGAGGGGGGTCTGGTTGGTCAGAATGTACGGGATGCCCCGCGGTACCCGGACCTTCTGCTCCATCCTTCGTCCATCCTTTAGGTCCAGCTCCCCGCATTACATTCTTTCATTAAAGTGCACATTGAAAGCCGGCAGCGGCCCCACCTTCCCGCCAAGCATCTGCTCCAGAGTGTAGACATCATGACGACGTGCCTGCGCCAGGCAAAGCTCAACGCCTCTTGATCGCTGTGCTTTGCTGTGATTTGTTCGATTCGATAGCTAAATTTCGATTGATTCGTATCCAGCAGATCCCGAACCATTCACCGAGATGCCGTACCATCCTTCGTCCCCGACGCCGATGACCACGGGGGTGCCGGGAGCCATCGTGGCCATGACCGGTCAGGCTGGCTTCTCCCAGCCCAAGAAGCGATACATCGACGTCCCCTCGGAGGACCTCCTCGACGTCAGCGAGACCAGCAGCTACCTGATGGGTGCGCTCGAagacatcatcgtcaactTCCCTCCTCGAAGCCGATACCCGCACGAAGCTCTGCAGGGCCTCTGGTCTGGCCCCACGGGCATCGCGTACCTCCTGCTTCAGGTCAGCGCCAGACTCCCGGATTTGATCGTATCCGGTCAGCCGGCCTTGCACTGGGCTCAGTGCTATATTGCTGGGTCTAGGGGACACAACTTGCGGTTGGGGAGCCACGGTTGCGGGGTGTCGGATGAGAGACTGGCATTTGAAGCTGTCAGAGCTGCCCTGACAAAGGATCTCAGCCACGTCAGGGACTTTGTTGCGACAGTGGAGCAGGTCGCCGAAGTGGCCGAATTTCCAGACGAAAACCTGtatgggaggggagggacgTTGTATCTGCTGAGAATGGTGAAGCATTGGGTCGGTGCTGATAAGTGCGGCAAGATTATTGACCCTGCTATGGCTGAGATTGCCAACACCATCCTGAATAACGGGCTGGGGTCACCAGGGAAGAACGGAAGTCCCCGTGAAGATGGACGAGCAAAATGGAGCTGGCACGGAACACGGTACTTGGGAGCAGTGCATGGAGACATTGGCATCATTACTCAAGTGGTGCTCTCCATGCCAAATTTGGCAGacagggtggagagggtgctggagaagttgttgatgatgcagcagcacGATGGGAACTGGCCCAGCAGTGAAGGCCATACGAGCCCTGGGAAAGGTTTGGTTCAATTTTGCCACGGCGCGCCAGGGTTCGTGATATCGCTTTGCTCTTTGCGGCCATATTTCCCACGACTACAGGACAAGATCGACGGAGCGCTCAAAAGGGCAAGGCAATGTATCTGGACGCAGGGGTTGTTGAAAAAGGAGCCGAACTTGTGCCATGGAATATTTGGCAATGCTTTGTACGTGGTCTCAGTAACAGGAAATAAGCTAAACAAAGAAGCTGACACGAGCAGATGTTTTCCGCCCGGCCCACAGCGACAGCACTTTCTGGCAGTCGCTACACCTGAGAATGTGGCCCACATGAAGTGCTCAGATACAACCGGCACGGTATTCGAAAGGGCTGATTACGGACGATCATACTCAACCTTGACCAGCTACGCTCCCTGCGCGGTTTGGACCTGGCTAGTCGCGCGGGAACCAGACCCTATCATGTTGGGGTATAACGATGTCTAGGGTCATTATATGGGCGAGGTTGGATGTTGGTTGGGTATTTTTCATGTTTCATCAGTAATGTGTACCTCGCAATATTCGatgcctccacctccttggccagccgttccctcatcacccataATTCCTTCTACTCTCTTCTCGATGCTGGATAACTCGAAGATGACAACCTTCTCTTGCGACAGTTTCTCCTTATCGGTATTTCGTTCAGTTCTTGTCGTTCATAGCGTTTTTGTGGCTCTTGCTCATTTGGTGTCAGTTAGTTGGAGAATAGACGACGAGTTGAGAACGTGACTCACCATGTTACGAGATCTGTGTTGCT encodes the following:
- a CDS encoding hypothetical protein (EggNog:ENOG503P15N; COG:S), which produces MEQFGKVIEVFVNSNGILAFVWGPLKLSLLTAKGGADPFDCLLDAYSTIEKILPIFKNYQHIFGQILQFNRCCPRYGNQFLICTEELYAYLQSRDTHRISMVASNPPGQVM
- a CDS encoding hypothetical protein (CAZy:GH10; COG:G; EggNog:ENOG503NVX1) yields the protein MHLPTAASLLLSALPLAVATPTPGHGHKEKGLNTYAKEAGLKYFGAATDSPGFRERAGYEAQYPKYDQIMWKSDEFGQTTPTNGQKWLFTEPQQGVFNYTEGNIVTSLAKKHGKYLRCHALVWHSQLAPWVEAKTDWTKDELRAVIVNHVTRVAKAWKGQCYAWDVVNEALEEDGSYRKSVFYNVLGEEYIKLAFATAAKVDPKAKLYYNDYNLEWPHAKTEGTQRIVKMLQKAKIRIDGVGLQAHLIAEQAPTLDQHIDAIKGFTKLGVEVALTELDIRLQVPANATNLAQQKEAYKNAVGACVQVKGCIGVTIWDFYDPFSWVPYVFPGEGAPLLWFEDWSKHPAYYGVQEALKNGTKKGKPGKWW
- a CDS encoding hypothetical protein (EggNog:ENOG503NYGY), with amino-acid sequence MSSRLPARIVPRATRVARTTKSTPRRFQSTASSTTQAAANAAPSGTGHFASGVAGGIAGAALLYGIYTMTPSGKMMKTMNATVKETNKKYEQLAATLKNKTPSTDEALGKVKEVCYSYAGWVPGGRQYVDVAFKDIEDIRDANKEEVDKLVAETYREFQSITAAGLTLEAASRSWEALQKLSQRIANLSANASEQLLDNHPQLKEKFGGSFDTLKQMGSQYGPEAKKVVDDTWKQVNDIIKGGFTAENADKVRKLVEEKTQQVRKMGDQVWDKGLETAKPYLDKSPAVKDLINNNKDILKQGNASELFSKIKSMSESGDSSKLEDYVKQAVKKAKESGDTGKSWTSSIVGGSTGFGVLSQFLGLSSEGVTQKVKDNIGVLSEVYKKHSDEGQKLLEETQEDLRKLLEEKAKKAQKIADAAAKGQ
- a CDS encoding hypothetical protein (COG:V; EggNog:ENOG503NWWM) codes for the protein MPYHPSSPTPMTTGVPGAIVAMTGQAGFSQPKKRYIDVPSEDLLDVSETSSYLMGALEDIIVNFPPRSRYPHEALQGLWSGPTGIAYLLLQVSARLPDLIVSGQPALHWAQCYIAGSRGHNLRLGSHGCGVSDERLAFEAVRAALTKDLSHVRDFVATVEQVAEVAEFPDENLYGRGGTLYLLRMVKHWVGADKCGKIIDPAMAEIANTILNNGLGSPGKNGSPREDGRAKWSWHGTRYLGAVHGDIGIITQVVLSMPNLADRVERVLEKLLMMQQHDGNWPSSEGHTSPGKGLVQFCHGAPGFVISLCSLRPYFPRLQDKIDGALKRARQCIWTQGLLKKEPNLCHGIFGNALCFPPGPQRQHFLAVATPENVAHMKCSDTTGTVFERADYGRSYSTLTSYAPCAVWTWLVAREPDPIMLGYNDV